The following coding sequences lie in one Paenibacillus durus ATCC 35681 genomic window:
- a CDS encoding transporter, translating into MAFLPMPGTPAQTLSPPPAFIPPKPPAYGSYIIDCIHNYTYVWLWNGDSFWYYPTRVEYGEVSGYRWSGEFWFYYGIDPRFINAVSCPPIPTLY; encoded by the coding sequence ATGGCATTTTTACCAATGCCCGGAACACCCGCTCAAACCCTGTCTCCTCCCCCTGCCTTCATCCCGCCAAAACCTCCTGCCTATGGATCTTATATCATTGACTGCATCCATAATTATACTTATGTCTGGTTATGGAATGGGGACAGTTTCTGGTATTACCCAACTCGCGTGGAGTACGGAGAAGTTTCAGGTTATCGCTGGAGCGGGGAATTTTGGTTTTATTATGGAATTGATCCAAGATTTATAAATGCGGTTTCTTGTCCTCCGATTCCTACGCTGTATTAA
- a CDS encoding MerR family transcriptional regulator, producing the protein MLKISAFSKLTRVSVKTLHFYDNLGLLKPAVVDENNGYRYYTEEQLLTVKRIVALKEQGFTLEQIKPMLEENVLPETVKNQLTDKKKELEQAIHEAQNQLNEIDRRLTRIEESEEHHQHTPAAIRYVEPQLIASIRDTVPRTQLCLLLDEILQYVRSCGEDEGRLLTIVWHDFGSRNSDLVDIEVALPLTKVVPSRGRVKVSILPELKAAASLVHHCNPYRNDCPAVTELLSWIQSQSLVPSAKEPVRETYLTSDKDMYGTLRLAELLIPIEHID; encoded by the coding sequence ATGTTAAAAATCAGCGCTTTCTCCAAGTTGACCCGGGTCTCCGTTAAAACTTTACATTTTTACGATAACCTGGGCCTGTTAAAACCTGCCGTTGTAGATGAAAATAATGGCTACCGATATTATACCGAAGAACAGCTTCTAACTGTTAAGCGTATCGTCGCCTTGAAAGAACAAGGCTTCACATTAGAGCAAATCAAGCCCATGCTGGAAGAAAACGTTCTACCGGAAACAGTGAAGAACCAGTTAACGGATAAAAAGAAAGAACTTGAGCAAGCCATCCATGAAGCACAAAATCAGCTTAACGAGATCGATAGAAGGCTGACGCGTATTGAAGAATCGGAGGAGCATCATCAACATACACCGGCTGCAATTCGATATGTAGAACCTCAACTCATCGCTTCCATACGCGACACGGTCCCACGAACACAGTTGTGTCTGCTGTTGGACGAAATTTTGCAGTACGTCCGTTCCTGCGGAGAGGATGAAGGGCGCTTACTGACGATTGTATGGCATGATTTCGGCAGCAGGAATTCAGATCTGGTCGATATCGAAGTCGCACTGCCTCTAACGAAGGTTGTTCCAAGCAGGGGAAGAGTGAAGGTCAGTATCCTCCCTGAATTGAAGGCTGCGGCTTCCCTTGTCCACCATTGCAACCCCTACCGCAATGATTGTCCGGCTGTCACTGAACTCCTGTCATGGATACAATCCCAAAGCCTGGTCCCTTCCGCAAAAGAACCTGTCCGCGAAACCTATTTAACTTCAGACAAGGATATGTACGGAACGTTACGGCTGGCTGAGCTGCTCATCCCAATCGAGCATATTGATTAA
- a CDS encoding SDR family oxidoreductase: MKRLEGKIALVTGGSRGIGKGIALRLAEEGALVIVHYGNRRDAAEEAVHLIEEQGGRAIPIGAGLETSLGVKQLVASLEEALLRHTGDNRFDILVNNAGIGTSQPFEETTEEAFDELFAVNVKAPFFLAQQALPLLRNGGRIINISSGVTRIAYPQIMAYNLTKGAINTFTLHLAQLLGPRGITVNAVLPGIVDTDVNATWLHTPEGQKYASEMSALGRIGQPSDIADIVAFLSSSDSRWVTGQMVDATGGSHL; encoded by the coding sequence ATGAAACGGCTGGAAGGAAAAATAGCTTTGGTCACAGGAGGAAGCAGAGGGATCGGGAAAGGGATTGCCCTGAGATTGGCAGAGGAAGGGGCTCTGGTTATAGTTCACTATGGTAACCGCCGTGATGCAGCGGAAGAGGCCGTTCACCTCATTGAAGAACAAGGAGGGCGAGCCATTCCAATCGGTGCAGGACTAGAGACCTCCCTTGGAGTGAAGCAGTTGGTTGCATCCTTGGAGGAAGCACTCCTTCGCCATACCGGAGATAACCGGTTCGATATTCTTGTTAATAACGCCGGTATCGGAACTTCACAACCATTTGAGGAGACAACGGAAGAAGCATTCGACGAATTATTTGCAGTAAACGTAAAAGCGCCGTTCTTCCTCGCCCAGCAGGCATTGCCGCTGCTGCGTAACGGAGGACGCATCATCAATATCTCTTCAGGTGTTACACGAATCGCATATCCCCAAATTATGGCCTACAACTTGACAAAAGGAGCAATCAATACATTTACCCTGCATCTTGCCCAGTTACTGGGACCGCGCGGCATTACGGTTAATGCTGTTCTCCCCGGCATCGTCGATACGGACGTCAATGCCACTTGGCTGCACACACCGGAAGGGCAAAAGTATGCATCAGAAATGTCGGCCCTCGGCCGGATCGGGCAGCCTTCAGATATTGCGGACATCGTCGCTTTCCTCTCTTCTTCGGACAGCCGTTGGGTAACGGGACAAATGGTTGATGCTACCGGCGGTTCACATCTGTAA
- a CDS encoding malate:quinone oxidoreductase, whose product MSNGQTKTDVILIGAGIMSATLGSLLKELAPDWKITVFERRGGAGEESSNEWNNAGTGHSSLCELNYTAEQPDGSVNISKAITVNEEYQVSKQFWSYLVDSHRIRNPQDFIVPVPHMSFVQGEQDAAFLRKRFEALSKSPLFQGMEFSDDPVQLMKWIPLMMKDRTLNQPIAATRIESGTDVNFGALTRILFDYLKSNNVDLKFNHQVDDIKRTGDGSWELKVRNLDSGTVGRHTAKFVFIGGGGGSLHLLQKSGIPEGKGIGGFPVSGLFMVCRKPDIVAQHHAKVYGKAAVGAPPMSVPHLDTRFIDKEESLFFGPFAGFSPKFLKFGSMFDLITSVKPDNLVTMLAAGAKNFGLTKYLIEQVMLSKEQRMEALREFVPNAKSEDWELLVAGQRVQIIKNTASGKGTLQFGTEVINAADGSIAALLGASPGASTAVSVMLEVIEKCFPKHIKAWEPKLKEMISSYGLSLPENPELIRKIHTSTARSLGLTNGIGKPENKTLNKSLPGVGEAAFRP is encoded by the coding sequence ATGAGCAACGGACAAACGAAAACCGACGTTATTTTAATTGGTGCCGGAATCATGAGTGCGACTTTGGGTTCACTGCTGAAAGAATTAGCGCCGGACTGGAAAATCACCGTGTTTGAGCGGCGCGGGGGCGCAGGAGAGGAAAGCTCTAACGAATGGAATAATGCGGGGACGGGGCATTCTTCGCTGTGCGAGCTGAACTACACCGCTGAACAACCGGACGGATCGGTCAATATTAGTAAAGCGATAACGGTGAACGAAGAGTATCAGGTTTCCAAGCAGTTCTGGTCTTATCTGGTGGACAGCCACCGGATACGGAATCCGCAGGACTTTATCGTGCCTGTGCCCCATATGAGTTTTGTACAAGGGGAACAGGATGCAGCTTTTTTAAGAAAAAGATTTGAAGCGCTTTCCAAAAGTCCCCTGTTTCAAGGGATGGAATTTTCCGATGACCCGGTACAACTGATGAAATGGATTCCGCTGATGATGAAAGACCGGACACTCAATCAGCCGATAGCAGCAACAAGAATCGAATCGGGAACGGATGTCAACTTCGGCGCTTTGACGCGCATCTTGTTTGACTACTTGAAAAGCAACAACGTCGATCTGAAGTTCAACCATCAGGTGGATGATATTAAACGTACCGGCGACGGCTCGTGGGAATTGAAAGTGCGGAATCTGGACAGCGGTACCGTAGGGCGCCATACGGCCAAATTCGTCTTTATCGGCGGCGGGGGAGGAAGCCTGCATTTGCTGCAGAAATCCGGTATTCCCGAAGGAAAAGGCATTGGAGGATTTCCGGTAAGCGGACTATTTATGGTGTGCCGGAAACCGGATATTGTCGCACAGCACCATGCCAAAGTATACGGTAAAGCCGCGGTTGGCGCTCCCCCAATGTCTGTTCCGCATCTGGACACAAGATTCATCGACAAGGAAGAGTCGTTGTTTTTTGGCCCGTTTGCCGGCTTCTCGCCCAAGTTTTTAAAATTTGGTTCCATGTTTGATTTGATCACTTCGGTAAAACCGGATAATCTCGTAACGATGTTGGCGGCAGGCGCCAAAAATTTTGGGCTGACCAAATACCTGATCGAGCAAGTGATGTTATCGAAAGAACAGCGTATGGAAGCTTTGCGGGAATTTGTCCCGAACGCCAAAAGCGAGGATTGGGAGTTATTAGTAGCGGGCCAGCGTGTGCAAATTATTAAAAATACGGCTTCCGGCAAAGGAACGCTTCAATTTGGCACGGAAGTGATTAATGCCGCCGACGGCTCGATCGCTGCATTGCTTGGCGCTTCTCCGGGTGCTTCCACCGCCGTGTCCGTCATGCTTGAGGTCATAGAAAAATGCTTCCCGAAGCATATCAAAGCATGGGAACCGAAGCTTAAAGAAATGATTTCTTCTTATGGCCTGTCACTGCCTGAAAACCCGGAGCTTATACGCAAAATTCACACTTCAACCGCGCGGTCGCTCGGGCTAACGAATGGGATAGGGAAGCCTGAGAACAAGACACTTAATAAAAGTTTGCCAGGAGTAGGGGAAGCGGCATTCCGCCCATGA
- a CDS encoding sensor histidine kinase — translation MNATVFLLVFAVLGVLLYIHMQYRLLHETDESLLQAKSRIQSMNTTHDLLKPQKPDQEQDDRIAYLFWDANGQPAGQITLKAFPLDQAGKFHERENEERAKTVSVEGNRYRVLQIPVSVETNGTVITSVSLVKNIRDVERTLDSLLRDIGLGVLAGAIIFILAGIFLANRALIPIRSAWDKQQRFVADASHELRTPTAIIRAQSELILKSPTRTIEQESPKVAVILQEARRMGKLLDDLLTLARSDSNRLEIQPGLFALDAMLAELADHFRLLADIKKISIQTEMDTPLSLWGDEARIRQLLIILLDNALKYTSSGGVISLIARYQSHHVAISVSDSGRGIASEDLAHIFDRFYRGDKVRSRAEEGMGLGLSIAQWIVDVHGGTIHVFSKPGQGTRVALLFPRKKH, via the coding sequence TTGAATGCTACCGTGTTCCTGCTTGTATTTGCGGTGCTGGGTGTACTGCTGTATATACACATGCAATACCGTCTGCTCCATGAGACGGATGAGTCTCTTCTGCAGGCAAAAAGCCGGATCCAGTCCATGAACACCACGCACGACCTGCTGAAGCCTCAGAAACCGGACCAGGAGCAGGATGACAGGATCGCCTACTTATTCTGGGATGCCAATGGCCAGCCAGCCGGGCAAATCACTCTGAAGGCTTTTCCCTTGGATCAGGCGGGAAAATTCCATGAAAGGGAGAATGAGGAGAGGGCTAAAACGGTAAGCGTGGAGGGGAACCGCTATCGGGTTCTGCAAATTCCGGTATCGGTGGAAACGAACGGCACGGTCATCACTTCCGTTAGCCTGGTGAAGAACATCAGGGATGTAGAGCGTACACTCGATTCCTTGCTAAGAGATATTGGTCTCGGTGTGCTGGCTGGGGCGATCATTTTTATCCTGGCGGGTATATTTCTGGCGAACCGCGCTTTAATTCCGATACGCAGCGCTTGGGACAAGCAGCAGCGGTTTGTAGCCGACGCTTCCCATGAACTGCGGACGCCGACAGCCATTATCCGCGCTCAGAGCGAGCTCATTTTGAAATCTCCAACCCGCACGATCGAGCAGGAAAGCCCGAAGGTTGCGGTCATTCTGCAGGAGGCGAGACGAATGGGCAAGCTGCTGGACGATCTTCTCACGCTGGCCCGGTCAGATTCCAACCGGCTTGAAATTCAGCCCGGCCTCTTCGCCTTGGATGCTATGCTTGCAGAACTGGCGGATCACTTCAGGCTGCTGGCGGATATCAAGAAGATTTCGATTCAAACTGAAATGGATACGCCGCTTTCGCTATGGGGAGATGAGGCCCGCATCCGCCAGCTGTTGATCATTCTGCTGGATAATGCGCTGAAATATACATCGTCCGGCGGAGTCATCAGCTTAATCGCAAGGTATCAATCCCATCATGTGGCCATAAGCGTTTCGGATAGTGGCCGCGGAATTGCGAGTGAGGATCTTGCTCATATCTTTGACCGTTTCTATCGCGGAGATAAAGTCAGATCGCGGGCCGAGGAGGGCATGGGTCTGGGTTTATCGATTGCCCAGTGGATTGTAGACGTCCATGGCGGGACCATTCACGTATTCTCCAAGCCGGGTCAGGGCACGCGCGTGGCACTGCTATTCCCCAGGAAAAAACACTAA
- a CDS encoding response regulator transcription factor has product MRVLVVEDDASLLKVICDIFEGESYETDGVDTGDEGCYLAEQGIYDLIILDCMLPGMSGIEIVERLRSRSMLVPIILLTAKDAPEDLVAGLDAGADDYITKPFAVSELLARSRAVLRRRGTISQEGELSCGPIRLIQTTREVYCGETSLDLTATEFELLEYFLSNRGQILTREQIIDRVWGFDSGAATSAVDVYVHHLRRKLAAGGADGFLRTVRGIGYMLPGEAHV; this is encoded by the coding sequence ATGCGTGTACTTGTAGTAGAAGACGATGCTTCTCTCCTTAAGGTGATCTGCGACATCTTTGAAGGGGAATCCTACGAGACGGACGGCGTGGATACAGGAGATGAAGGCTGCTATTTGGCTGAGCAGGGGATCTATGATTTGATTATCCTGGATTGTATGCTTCCCGGCATGTCAGGCATTGAAATAGTCGAAAGGCTGCGCTCCCGGTCGATGCTTGTGCCGATCATCCTCCTGACCGCCAAAGACGCCCCGGAGGATCTGGTCGCCGGTCTGGATGCCGGAGCGGATGATTATATCACGAAGCCGTTTGCGGTTTCGGAACTGCTTGCACGGTCAAGAGCCGTGCTGAGAAGGCGCGGAACCATTAGCCAGGAGGGCGAGCTAAGCTGCGGGCCCATCCGGCTGATTCAGACGACAAGGGAGGTTTATTGCGGGGAAACGTCGCTGGATCTGACGGCGACTGAATTTGAGCTGCTAGAGTATTTCCTCAGCAACCGGGGCCAGATACTGACCCGGGAGCAGATCATCGACCGGGTATGGGGGTTCGATTCCGGGGCCGCTACGTCTGCTGTTGACGTCTACGTGCATCATCTGCGCAGAAAGCTCGCGGCCGGAGGAGCAGACGGCTTTCTCCGGACCGTGAGAGGCATCGGCTATATGCTGCCCGGTGAAGCTCATGTTTAA
- a CDS encoding FMN-binding protein: protein MAKMKNKWIVLCSAAVTAVYAAGYITTADQASGQQYPLSDPGGIQSNRIFTDNTSSADVSTTPAASAVPAVPYSGNSDASQATDSSPSSIPARKSIFKDGTYTGMGSNRRGSIQVILTITNDKITDVEISRFGMHYSESDVAGLPAEVLRNQSSQVTNVSGATYSTAAFQSAVQDALMSARNA, encoded by the coding sequence ATGGCCAAAATGAAAAACAAATGGATCGTGCTCTGTTCGGCCGCTGTCACAGCCGTATATGCCGCTGGTTATATAACGACAGCAGATCAGGCTTCCGGTCAGCAGTACCCGCTGAGTGACCCGGGCGGCATTCAATCAAACCGTATATTCACAGATAACACTTCATCTGCGGATGTGTCAACAACACCGGCGGCATCTGCCGTTCCCGCTGTCCCGTACTCCGGCAATTCCGATGCTTCGCAAGCGACGGATTCGTCCCCAAGCAGTATCCCCGCCAGAAAGAGCATCTTCAAGGACGGCACGTATACCGGGATGGGAAGCAACCGCCGAGGTTCCATCCAAGTGATACTGACGATTACGAACGACAAAATTACCGATGTGGAAATCAGCCGGTTCGGCATGCATTACTCGGAGAGCGATGTGGCCGGTCTGCCTGCCGAGGTCCTGCGCAATCAAAGCTCTCAGGTAACGAACGTATCCGGCGCCACTTACAGTACCGCGGCCTTTCAATCCGCCGTCCAGGATGCCCTGATGAGCGCAAGGAATGCTTGA
- a CDS encoding FAD:protein FMN transferase, with protein sequence MLDMDVLRRTKLCMDTVVDIQIVVRDEEEMDQAEIGMNRAFEAFRKIELACSRFSPDSELMKACRETGTPVQVSPFLFEPIRFAVELAAWTEGVFDPTIGKIMDKHGFNRHYLTGERLNSRSADSVTYRDIVLNARDRTLLLHKRLVIDLGAVAKGFAIDLAASELKAFPGFIINAGGDLYAGGMDKQGEPWKIGIRHPLHKERSIQVIEVSGQAVCTSGSYERRSANQAGMHHIINPVSESSPNDWISCTVIAPYAMQADAFSTASFLLGTEGGKTLITQAELQGIWITPDLQIDTAGREEA encoded by the coding sequence ATGCTTGATATGGATGTGCTGAGAAGAACCAAGCTCTGTATGGATACGGTTGTCGATATTCAAATTGTCGTTCGCGATGAGGAAGAAATGGATCAGGCGGAAATAGGCATGAACCGCGCCTTTGAAGCTTTCCGGAAGATCGAGCTGGCCTGCAGCCGCTTCAGCCCGGACAGCGAACTGATGAAAGCCTGCCGGGAAACGGGGACTCCGGTTCAGGTGAGCCCATTCCTGTTCGAGCCCATCCGATTCGCAGTCGAACTGGCTGCATGGACAGAGGGTGTCTTTGACCCTACGATAGGGAAAATCATGGATAAGCATGGCTTCAACCGCCATTATTTAACAGGCGAACGGCTGAACAGCCGCTCAGCCGATTCCGTTACCTATCGGGACATCGTGCTGAATGCAAGGGATCGCACCCTGCTGCTGCACAAACGGCTCGTAATCGATCTGGGCGCAGTAGCCAAAGGCTTTGCGATCGATCTGGCCGCAAGCGAGCTGAAGGCATTCCCTGGATTCATCATCAACGCGGGGGGCGACCTGTACGCCGGAGGAATGGATAAGCAGGGAGAGCCGTGGAAGATTGGCATCCGGCATCCCCTGCATAAGGAGCGAAGCATACAAGTCATTGAAGTATCCGGCCAAGCGGTGTGTACCTCCGGAAGCTATGAACGCCGCAGCGCCAACCAGGCCGGCATGCATCACATCATCAATCCGGTCTCGGAGAGTTCCCCGAATGACTGGATCAGCTGCACCGTCATCGCTCCATACGCCATGCAGGCAGATGCATTCTCCACCGCATCGTTCCTTCTCGGCACGGAGGGCGGAAAGACGCTCATAACGCAGGCAGAGCTTCAGGGCATCTGGATTACACCCGATTTACAAATTGATACTGCCGGGAGGGAAGAAGCATGA
- a CDS encoding RnfABCDGE type electron transport complex subunit D → MTFKQWIKSPKAYVVATLAAYLLIASLGALDPKGLINGAVSIGVSLVLDILFSLIEKRKRILPDGAAVTGLIIALILGTATSWPEVALTAAIAILSKHFLIYKKKPVFNPAAFGLLMSVIIFGTGQSWWGAFGDLPVWMVVFLLIGGYAVTNRVNKFPQLFSFFAVYFVLQLLMGLFHAGDASDALRPPFINAALFFGFFMLTDPPTSPIKVKDQIIFGCLSALAGSVVYALFGGLIYLFIGLLTGNLYKFLISRFSADNAKAKRPAVSSPKSV, encoded by the coding sequence ATGACTTTCAAGCAATGGATAAAATCACCTAAGGCCTACGTGGTAGCCACCCTAGCCGCATACCTGCTGATCGCCTCTTTGGGAGCTCTCGATCCAAAAGGCCTGATCAATGGCGCGGTTTCCATAGGCGTTTCTTTAGTTCTGGATATCCTTTTTTCCTTGATCGAAAAGCGCAAGCGGATTTTGCCGGACGGAGCGGCAGTAACGGGTCTCATTATCGCCTTAATTCTGGGCACTGCGACCTCCTGGCCCGAGGTGGCGCTGACTGCGGCTATCGCCATATTGTCCAAACATTTTCTCATATACAAGAAAAAACCGGTATTTAATCCGGCCGCCTTCGGACTGCTTATGTCCGTCATTATCTTCGGAACAGGGCAAAGCTGGTGGGGGGCGTTCGGGGATCTGCCGGTATGGATGGTTGTATTCCTGCTCATTGGCGGATACGCTGTAACGAACCGGGTTAATAAATTTCCTCAGCTGTTTTCATTCTTTGCCGTTTATTTTGTGCTCCAGCTGCTGATGGGTCTGTTTCATGCGGGTGACGCTTCGGATGCGCTCCGGCCCCCTTTTATAAATGCCGCCTTGTTCTTCGGCTTCTTCATGCTGACGGACCCGCCGACATCGCCAATCAAGGTGAAAGACCAGATCATTTTCGGCTGCCTATCCGCCCTTGCGGGAAGCGTGGTGTACGCTTTGTTCGGCGGCTTGATCTATCTCTTTATAGGGCTGCTGACCGGTAACCTCTATAAATTCTTAATCAGCCGATTCTCTGCCGATAACGCTAAAGCCAAGCGCCCTGCCGTTTCAAGCCCAAAGAGCGTTTGA
- a CDS encoding DUF2785 domain-containing protein has translation MEEEQKDVWTLVQQTVILLGSPDSEIREEAYSALFNWLLEENALGKSQMEELLQQSVSDSGLFYGIGEKETDSVFKRTFTSLLIALLLTCDNREPYLTRESYDLALNALVRYCHLENDFRGYVEVKGWAHAAAHVADALDECAVSRYAGAEECAEIWTGVQALLERPAEVYQREEDERLATAIVSMIQSQKVSFATICEWLGKMEPARTRSVESYTLNTNRKHFLRCLYTRLYDQREKFEETGMELNRLLELEKRFNPFRLQA, from the coding sequence ATGGAAGAGGAACAAAAGGATGTGTGGACGCTCGTTCAGCAGACGGTGATCCTGCTCGGGTCTCCCGACTCCGAAATTCGGGAAGAAGCGTACTCCGCTCTGTTCAATTGGCTGCTGGAGGAGAACGCACTCGGGAAGTCCCAAATGGAAGAACTGCTTCAGCAATCCGTTTCAGATAGCGGATTGTTTTACGGGATCGGGGAGAAGGAGACGGACAGCGTCTTTAAGCGCACGTTTACCTCTCTATTGATTGCCCTGTTGCTTACCTGCGATAATCGGGAACCATACTTAACTAGAGAAAGCTATGACCTCGCTCTGAATGCACTGGTTCGCTATTGCCATTTGGAAAACGATTTTCGCGGATACGTGGAGGTAAAGGGATGGGCGCATGCCGCTGCGCATGTTGCGGATGCGTTGGATGAATGTGCGGTGAGTCGCTATGCGGGAGCGGAGGAATGTGCCGAAATCTGGACGGGCGTACAGGCCTTGCTCGAAAGACCCGCCGAGGTTTATCAGAGAGAAGAGGACGAACGGCTCGCTACGGCGATCGTCTCTATGATTCAGAGTCAAAAGGTTTCCTTTGCCACGATTTGCGAGTGGTTGGGGAAAATGGAGCCGGCGCGAACGAGGAGCGTGGAAAGCTACACCCTCAACACGAACCGTAAGCACTTCCTTCGCTGCCTGTATACAAGGCTCTATGATCAGAGGGAAAAGTTCGAAGAAACGGGAATGGAACTGAATCGGCTTCTGGAACTGGAGAAGCGCTTCAATCCGTTTCGTTTACAGGCATAG
- a CDS encoding MazG nucleotide pyrophosphohydrolase domain-containing protein, with product MNAAEFQQYVREYSKVKGFDTSTIEQRTLYLMTEVGELAKEVLNVSFSPDEEKRENLGFEMYDVVWNIFDLANKLGIDLEQAFTQKMAINEKRTWE from the coding sequence ATGAACGCAGCAGAATTTCAGCAATACGTAAGGGAATACAGCAAGGTCAAAGGATTCGACACGAGTACCATCGAGCAGAGAACGCTGTACCTCATGACCGAAGTGGGGGAGCTGGCGAAAGAGGTTCTGAATGTTTCCTTCTCTCCTGATGAAGAGAAGCGGGAGAACCTGGGGTTTGAAATGTATGATGTGGTATGGAATATCTTCGATCTTGCCAACAAGCTTGGGATTGATCTCGAACAAGCATTCACGCAAAAGATGGCAATCAATGAGAAACGAACATGGGAATAG
- a CDS encoding SDR family oxidoreductase, giving the protein MMSKTVFITGTSSGLGKLTAIRFAQMGWNVAATMRTPEKETELTAYDNIKIFKLDVTKVEQVQMAVEQAIAAFGKIDVVVNNAGMGTYGPLELAQEDAIDWQFAVNARGPINVIRKFLPHYRANGGGMFINISSFMGITTAVPLGSLYNMSKFALEGLTEGLYYELKPFNIELRLIEQGGSTGNNFKESVTWNRDENIKDYDDLMTEVQNLMNTADTSGRLDDPQIIVDAIVALATGESKKFRTVIGAAGNDLMALRNSVPIEDYLETIAKNYM; this is encoded by the coding sequence ATGATGAGTAAAACAGTCTTTATTACGGGGACCAGTTCAGGATTGGGTAAACTAACGGCGATTCGATTTGCTCAAATGGGATGGAACGTCGCGGCCACCATGCGTACGCCCGAGAAAGAAACTGAACTTACGGCTTATGACAATATTAAAATTTTCAAATTAGATGTCACAAAAGTGGAGCAGGTTCAAATGGCCGTGGAACAAGCCATAGCCGCTTTCGGGAAAATTGACGTCGTCGTCAATAATGCCGGTATGGGTACTTACGGCCCGTTGGAGCTAGCCCAAGAGGACGCGATCGATTGGCAGTTCGCCGTTAATGCGCGGGGACCGATCAATGTTATTCGTAAATTTTTGCCACATTACAGAGCCAATGGAGGGGGCATGTTTATCAATATCAGCTCCTTCATGGGGATCACGACAGCGGTGCCGCTTGGATCGCTTTACAACATGTCCAAATTCGCCTTAGAAGGATTGACGGAAGGTCTCTATTACGAACTGAAGCCATTCAATATCGAGCTTAGATTGATCGAGCAGGGCGGGTCTACAGGAAATAATTTTAAAGAAAGCGTCACTTGGAACAGGGATGAGAATATTAAAGATTACGATGATTTGATGACGGAAGTGCAAAATTTAATGAATACCGCCGATACCAGTGGCCGTCTGGATGACCCTCAAATCATTGTGGATGCCATTGTCGCTCTGGCGACGGGGGAAAGCAAGAAATTCCGTACCGTTATCGGCGCAGCAGGCAACGACCTGATGGCTCTTAGAAACTCTGTGCCCATCGAAGATTATTTGGAAACCATCGCTAAAAATTATATGTAA
- a CDS encoding TetR/AcrR family transcriptional regulator yields the protein MFEKYNKVQRAVLDTTLNIIIRKELQATSMALIAKESGVSTGNIYHYFQSKEDIVNELYKAIVTFNGEYVREGLLQGRTIREKFELGWNRVVDLGKKYPQGFQFIEQYSFSPYIYDEVKQAAYTDGWCGPMNKLYEEAIQQKLFTPLNPKLMVQMHYGTLVYILKAHLQGIFELTSDSVHEVIRSCWKGVQLGDDKVQLNETIG from the coding sequence ATGTTTGAAAAATATAACAAGGTGCAGCGGGCCGTTCTCGACACGACACTTAACATTATCATTCGGAAGGAATTACAGGCTACCTCAATGGCGCTAATAGCCAAGGAATCTGGCGTATCGACCGGGAATATTTATCATTACTTTCAAAGTAAAGAAGATATTGTAAACGAGTTGTACAAAGCAATTGTCACATTCAACGGAGAGTATGTGCGCGAAGGTTTATTGCAGGGCAGAACGATTCGTGAAAAGTTCGAATTAGGTTGGAATCGGGTTGTCGACTTAGGTAAAAAATATCCACAGGGCTTTCAATTTATTGAGCAGTATTCGTTCTCGCCTTACATTTATGATGAGGTGAAGCAGGCAGCCTATACAGATGGCTGGTGCGGGCCTATGAACAAGTTGTATGAAGAAGCCATTCAGCAGAAGTTGTTTACCCCCCTGAATCCGAAGCTGATGGTGCAGATGCACTACGGGACATTAGTTTACATTTTGAAAGCCCATCTGCAAGGGATCTTCGAATTAACCAGCGACAGCGTGCATGAAGTAATCCGCTCCTGTTGGAAGGGTGTGCAACTCGGGGATGATAAGGTTCAGCTTAACGAAACAATCGGCTAA